Proteins from a single region of Melanotaenia boesemani isolate fMelBoe1 chromosome 3, fMelBoe1.pri, whole genome shotgun sequence:
- the chia.1 gene encoding chitinase, acidic.1 — protein MAKLLAALSVLLVLHVASSSKLVCHMTNWAQYRPSVAKFTPDNIDPFLCTHVIYSLASINSFNQIVPIEWNDPEMYNSLNSLKTINPSLKTLLSVGGNVNGVSAFIAMVARPENRAAFIKSAISYLRTNKFDGLNLAWEYPGHNGSPQQDKERFTLLAMELSKAFVDEVKGSGKPQLLLSFNAAGIISTIDRAYEVNKLAPHFDFINIMTYDFHGHWEGVTGHNSPLYRSSLDTGTHFHYNINSSISYWISLGAPAEKLLLGFPTYGRTYYLITGANGLGAPSNGPAEAGPYTRTAGFWAYYEICDFTNSATVSWISEQEVPYATYGSAWVGYDDMRSYSSKVQWMTTNGLGGAHVWTMDMDDFSGSLCSQGDYPLINHLRASMGFPPKPTTTPRPTTTRDPISSFCNGRPDGLYENPADKTTYFQCFQGNTYLHRCQPGLIYWDSCKCCNWP, from the exons ATGGCAAAACTCCTTGCAG CTCTGAGCGTTCTGCTCGTTCTGCATGTCG CTTCATCCAGTAAACTGGTGTGCCACATGACCAACTGGGCCCAGTACAGACCCAGCGTTGCCAAATTTACCCCAGACAACATCGACCCGTTCCTGTGCACCCACGTCATCTACTCTCTGGCTTCCATCAACAGCTTCAACCAGATTGTCCCCATAGAGTGGAACGATCCAGAAATGTACAACAGCCTCAACAGCCTCAAAACTAT CAATCCATCTCTGAAGACTCTGCTCTCTGTTGGAGGCAATGTGAATGGAGTGAGCGC ATTCATTGCTATGGTTGCAAGACCTGAGAATCGTGCAGCATTTATCAAGTCTGCCATCAGCTACCTGCGCACCAATAAGTTTGATGGGCTGAACCTGGCCTGGGAATATCCTGGACACAATGGCAGCCCACAGCAGGACAAGGAGAGGTTCACTCTGCTGGCCATG gaactGTCCAAAGCCTTTGTGGACGAAGTCAAAGGCAGCGGGAaaccacagctgctgctgtcatTCAATGCTGCTGGCATCATCTCAACCATTGACAGAGCTTATGAGGTCAACAAGCTTGCACC TCACTTTGACTTCATCAACATCATGACTTATGACTTCCATGGACACTGGGAGGGAGTTACCGGACACAACAGCCCTCTGTACCGCAGCTCTTTGGACACTGGCACTCACTTTCATTACAACATA AACTCGTCTATTTCCTACTGGATATCTCTAGGTGCACCAGCCGAGAAACTGCTGCTAGGTTTCCCCACCTATGGAAGAACCTACTATCTGATCACTGGAGCTAATGGCCTGGGAGCACCCTCCAACGGCCCTGCTGAAGCTGGACCATACACTCGCACTGCAGGTTTCTGGGCATACTATGAG aTCTGTGACTTCACCAACAGCGCAACTGTTTCCTGGATCTCTGAGCAGGAAGTTCCTTATGCCACCTATGGCAGTGCTTGGGTCGGCTATGATGACATGCGCAGCTACTCTTCCAAG GTCCAGTGGATGACCACCAATGGCCTGGGAGGAGCTCATGTGTGGACTATGGACATGGATGACTTTAGTGGGTCTCTCTGCTCACAAGGAGATTATCCTCTCATCAACCATCTCAGGGCATCAATGG GTTTCCCTCCAAAACCGACCACTACTCCACGTCCCACCACCACCAGAGATCCCATCTCCAGCTTTTGCAATGGCCGCCCTGATGGTCTGTATGAGAACCCGGCTGATAAGACCACCTACTTCCAATGTTTCCAGGGAAACACCTACCTGCACCGCTGCCAGCCCGGCCTCATCTACTGGGATTCCTGCAAGTGCTGCAACTGGCCCTGA